From one Spiroplasma endosymbiont of Lasioglossum villosulum genomic stretch:
- a CDS encoding APC family permease → MFNLKKLKFWSKSSRVNNEKISLNELIWIGFNYTCGIAFPMALIGIYYWNNGGVGLHMLWVILLCALIAAGTALAFTKCSRVYHDTNGGAYVYVRGVFGRFWGWIIGFIQYITLPSTIIVTIISMFRVNLDQLSIFDWAPERWSSLIINSIGIFIYAAASCMYFGMKGFRWFVNISGIIKWGSALFLIVCAIILVVTNKGLAFSEAAEGTKNINLTLPKINNAFSGFFYFFIGFETFIVVGKNVKNPTKNFGKGILIVLLLSIIFYLAVSVLIFGAITIDGTNGQNGWSGATNEYNPNNVISGIAGITGMIVLVVFTLSLKLNGAMQNSLYSGGMIQPLAKEGYITEKLAKLNKENIAMRANTANLIITIIACIIMLIIPDLIGAPFDFNTVLGFSTNITIAVYIFVLAATCVMGYRKQIKIKIWEWIIFVACGLFLLSQFVVFNYGMVNDMINKRGEVLIAVIIEFLMFWMFIAIAVIWYFIYYQPKLKIRLASNLDYQNQLDQEFIPMTEEEAIKYLLNEPETELERIKIHENEARSVTT, encoded by the coding sequence GGTTTTAACTATACTTGTGGTATTGCATTTCCAATGGCATTAATTGGCATTTATTATTGAAATAATGGTGGCGTTGGTTTACATATGCTATGAGTTATTTTATTATGTGCTTTAATTGCTGCGGGAACTGCACTTGCTTTTACTAAATGTAGTCGTGTTTATCATGACACTAATGGTGGCGCTTATGTTTATGTTCGTGGTGTTTTTGGTCGTTTTTGAGGTTGAATAATTGGTTTTATTCAATATATTACTTTACCTTCAACAATTATTGTAACTATTATTTCTATGTTTCGAGTGAATTTAGATCAATTATCAATTTTTGATTGAGCTCCTGAACGATGATCAAGTTTAATTATTAATAGTATTGGTATTTTTATTTATGCTGCTGCTAGTTGCATGTATTTTGGAATGAAGGGATTTCGTTGATTTGTTAATATTTCTGGTATTATTAAATGAGGTTCTGCTTTGTTTTTAATTGTTTGTGCTATTATTTTGGTAGTAACTAATAAAGGTTTAGCATTTTCAGAAGCGGCTGAAGGAACAAAAAACATTAATTTAACTTTACCAAAAATTAATAATGCATTTAGTGGATTCTTCTATTTTTTTATTGGTTTTGAAACTTTTATTGTTGTTGGAAAAAATGTTAAAAATCCAACTAAAAACTTTGGTAAAGGTATTTTAATAGTTTTATTATTATCAATTATTTTTTATTTAGCTGTATCAGTATTAATATTTGGTGCCATTACTATTGACGGTACAAATGGCCAAAATGGTTGATCTGGAGCTACTAATGAATATAATCCAAATAATGTTATATCAGGAATTGCTGGTATTACTGGTATGATTGTACTAGTTGTTTTTACTTTATCATTGAAATTAAATGGTGCTATGCAAAATTCTTTATATTCTGGTGGTATGATTCAACCATTAGCCAAAGAAGGATATATTACTGAAAAATTAGCCAAATTAAATAAAGAAAATATTGCAATGCGTGCTAATACAGCTAATTTAATTATTACTATTATTGCTTGTATTATTATGTTAATAATCCCAGATTTAATTGGTGCACCTTTTGATTTTAATACAGTACTAGGATTTTCTACTAACATTACTATTGCTGTATATATTTTTGTATTAGCTGCCACATGTGTTATGGGTTATCGTAAACAAATTAAAATTAAAATTTGAGAATGAATTATTTTTGTTGCTTGTGGTTTATTTTTGCTTAGTCAGTTTGTTGTTTTTAATTATGGTATGGTTAATGACATGATTAATAAAAGAGGCGAAGTATTAATAGCTGTTATTATTGAGTTCTTAATGTTTTGAATGTTTATTGCAATTGCTGTTATTTGATATTTTATTTATTATCAACCAAAATTAAAAATACGCTTAGCATCAAATTTAGATTATCAAAATCAATTAGATCAAGAATTCATACCAATGACTGAAGAAGAAGCAATAAAATATTTACTTAATGAACCCGAAACAGAATTAGAACGAATTAAAATTCATGAAAATGAAGCCAGATCAGTTACAACTTAA